In Gossypium arboreum isolate Shixiya-1 chromosome 3, ASM2569848v2, whole genome shotgun sequence, the sequence GTATAGAGCAAaacaaatgaaaaaataaaacagGTACGAACCTCGCAGGGTTGCATGCCGAGAAGATTAATGACAGCATTTACAGCTTCGGCTAGGCTATCCCTTGGGCCAAGGCCATATTCATCTACACGTTCAAAGTCCACACCCACGCTTTCCCATGCATTCCTGAAATTAGAGACACCCACCTTCAACATGTAATCGGCTGCAACAAGTTCAAGGTCCTCCAGTTGGTACTCGTCCTCTACTCCGTCATCCTCAGCCTCGCCAGTACTTGGATCAACCTAGCAGAAACATTGCAAGCATGAGATAGGAAAAACACCTAAAATGTCTCCAGTTCATGCCAAAACATGTTATCATTCAGAATCAATTTAAACCCGATGTCCGGTCTTTGCAAAATATGTTACCATCGAGAACCAAGTTATCATTCAAATAGTTCAGCAATGTAAAAAAACCACACATTCTTTGGAGCAAAAAAGAGAAGAATGCGTACCTCTTTTACGATGAACCTCAGCATATTTGAAAACTTTCCAACAGCTGAGACCCCCTCTGGCTTTTCAAATGCCACGAAGGTCTGTCCGGGTGAATCGTATGGAAGTTGTCTTAAAGGCTTTGAAGCTACTTCAGCAAATTCCTCAGCCTCTGAAGCATCCACAATAACAGTTACCTAGTAACAGGCAGATAAAGTTATCAAATAGTCTACCAGATTTTTTAAGTAATTTATTGATGGCTTCATGTAATTTGATCATTACGTTCTCCAATAATTGCTCTGGAATGGTATTAGTGCAGTTGTACTGAAACACAACATGACCATCAAAAATATGTTTGACGACATTAACTGCATATTCCGTTTCTGCTTCTGTCGACTCCACAGGTGCAGAGGACTGGCCAATCGAAAAACAAGGAAAAGTCACACGAGGCAAATTTGGAATACCATCTAAATCATTATATGCAATTATATGAAAGGGACATGCAAGGCAAAGTCAATGGAAGTACCTTGAAGAGCTTGCCAAAGCTTGCGAACTCGGGAATTGATGAAAGCAGCTTCTCGTAAGCATCAACAGTTGATGGAGGGCCAGGGGGAGGAGCACCAAGACCAGTTGGTTTTTTACTTGTAGCTTTCTTCTCAGCAAGTGGCTGAGTCTTGACGTCCTTTGGCACAGAATTAATGTCAAATGCCTTTTCTGATGGATCCTGCACCCAAATTAAACACATCAGATTATGACCTGAAAAGCAGAAAAGTTGAAAGAGAAATTTAGAAACTTACATAATTTTTCAAACTGTTCTCCAAGTTCACCAGAGGGACATCTAGTGAACCAAAGAGAAACTCCTTTACACCTTCATCAGTTTCAACAACTGCACCATCACCACCAAGTGTATTAAGATAGAGTGTAGCCCTGTCACGAACCTACAATGCAACAGATTTAGAAAACCTATTTAAGAGTAAAAAGAAAAACACATTTGACTTGCTAGAAAATCCAATTAACAATGCAACTAACATAAATAACAAATGATGGGACAATAATGCATGCATCAGCAAGTAATACAACTGTGCACATAAAAAGAAAAGTACGCAAACCAGCAAAAATGACATTATTTATAATAAACTGACCTCATCATCATTGTCAAAAAGACAGCGCCTTAAGAGAACAAATATGCGGGGCTGCAAAAGAGAGggcaaaattttcaagctttagTAGGTGAGCAATGAGTTGAATGTTTTGGTTACTTCAGAAAAACGAAAGAGAATCATTAACATTTCATACCTTCAATCCATCAACCATAGCACCAAATTTTGCTAGGGTGCTCACTGCACCAGCCCGGACAGTGGCATTCTCAAGATGCACACGGTTGTAAATGTAACGTATATATTTGCTTGGATCAGATGTTTTTGGGCCTTCAATCCCCAAGAAATGGAGTATCTATAATACAATGTTCAGATAAATTTAACCGTACTCAAAGATGGgagaaaaatggaaaataaataaataacatgacAGAGTTGATGCAAGATAACAAATGAAAATGCTACCTGTGTGGAAAGATATGTGAATTCACAATCTTCAATGAACTCACACAAATGAAGCAATCCACTCTCCTTTGCTTCAGGGATATCTTTGATTAGAATCACAATTGAATCTACAATGGCCTTTTTGTACTCAAATCCACCTTCCTCCCTTAAAATATTGCTTAAGAAATTCATCCTGAAGATAACAATGGATAAAAAACACTTTAAGGGAAGCATTTACCGAAGCCTACTGACCAATAATACAAAGCAAAGTATCCCTTACAAAGATCTGTGCTTCAATGGAAACTTTAAGCATAGTGATCTTATGGCGTCCACCACAACAATTTTAAATTCATCAGCAATATCAGACATAAAATTAGTTATCTGCTTCATCAGGCGATCCACACTTGACTCATTTCCAGTCTTGAGAAGGGTAGTGATTGCAAGTGTGGCAATGCTTCTATTTTGGTCAGAAATTAAACTCTCCATGTCAATATTGCAGTTAGTAACAGCCATTGGATGAGACATTGCAACCTAAAGAGAAATTATGTCACACAGTCAAAAGGTCAGGATACACAAAAAACTGAATGTCCGAATCATAAAGAAACAACAATCACTTATCATTAATTAAATGTTTTCCCTAAACAATATAGTAACAGACCTTTCAACACACCCCATAAGCATGTTTTAACTTCTGCAATTTGCAGAAGGAACTACTCTAGCCCTTCCCACTAAAGTGCATggctatcatttttctgagccaGTAATAGATCTAATAATTGCATGATACATTAATTAGCAGAGGAAAATAAATCAACCTTGTTCAGCGTACGAACTGCAGCAAATCTCAGCACTGGCTTAGAAGAGCTTAAGAAAAGCTGAAGAACAGTGATTGCTGGTGTCAATTCTCGGCTTGTCACACCATTGAGCTCTGTGATTGCTCTTGCAGCTTCAAAAATCACCATCTCAGCCTTGTGGCGCAGGCAGCCCTCAAGAAAATCATAAAAAGGGCGATCCCCTGTTTGAGTGCCATTGGTTGACTCCCGAATGACCTGCAGACTCAACAATTACTTAATGTTTATGAACAAAAAAGGTTGGCAGAAGGGAAAAGATATTTTGGAGATGAAATACCTGACTAGTATACCGTATCAACAGGCATTGGGCTAAAGGTGAACGGACACTTCCCCTTGTCAAACTACTGACCAGCTTATTAACAGCTAGTCGATCATTTTGCCGTATCTGCAAGTATGAAATCACATACATCCATCAATAATGTGAATCATAACAAACATTGCCCCAAACCCAACCATGCAAAAAATACCATGGATTTGCACTGCATGAACTCACTATACTTTCCTTCATTTTAGTTTCAACTTGTTGCAGAACTTTTCTAACTAGGATGATGAGCATGCTGTGTGTTAAAATCTAGTAACCAGAAATTGATAAGATGCTAAAATTAATCTGAAGAAACGAAAAATATTTGAGAAGCTATATGACACAACCTATCTTAAGAAAAAACTTGTCTTCAATTACCAGATAAAACCCCAAAACTTTCCAAACAAGGAATGTAAATACCTGGTGGAGCAATGCTAAGGCATGAAACTGCACAAGGGCTGCTCTTGATTGAACAGCTTCTTGGACCTCATTACTCCATCTTTTAACAATCTCAGGGTTTGTCTGCCCAAATATTTATGACAAGTTAATAAATCATCagaattttgataattaatttaaaatttacataTAAAAAAAGAAACCTTAAGACAAAACTGTTACCTGCAGCAAGTGAATACCACTGACTAGGGCTGCACTTGCAACAACTGGATTTTTGTCAACAATTGCTTGTTTCAAGTATCTCTCAATCTGGGTAAGAAGAGTTCCATCTGTTATCCGGCAAAGTACACGAATAGCATTTGCTCGATACATATCAGTCTTGCTAGTCATATCCTTCATGAGAGAGCTCGTAACAATAATAACCTATTAACAACAAGAGTAAGTATTAATTAGTATCTAAATATGAAGACATGCATACACACACGTGAAAAGTTATTCAACAAGCATGGAAAATTCAAGACATATAACCTCATCTGCTGATGGAGATAGTTCCTTTATTATCACATAGACCATTCTCCTCAAACCCATATCCCTTGATTGGAAGAGCTTCGTCACAGCGAAGAAAACTTCTGTGGCTTCAACCTATACATATAACACGAGAAAATCATCATTCAACAAGgtcaattttcatcaaaattgAGCACACTTCCTTCATTATACATGCTTAACTAAAGTAGAAATCTAAACATTATTGGTCAATTGTAATTCAGCACAGAAGAAAAATGGATTTAGTCCTTTCCTGTACAATTAGAAAGAAAGACTGACCTTAGTGAACGTTTCTCCTTGGTTCAGTAGATAAAGAAGCTTTGTTATAACCTGCATTAAAAACATTTATAAACAAACATTCCTCTACAAATTGAAATAGCAAACACAGAAAATAGAGAATCAAGATAGCCTAAAAGAAGAAACCTGAGAGCATCTTCGTGGATCAAGCTGAGGGTCATTAAAGACCCTCGCTTCTTGGAGAACGGCACCCTTCTCAATCCCCAAAAAGGGAGAGTAATCCACTGTTTAACAACAAAATtgcaaaataaacaattaaaaaagACCTTCACTGAACACCTGAAAAGCTAGAAGAACTCAACAACACTATAAATAGAACTCGAACAAAACAGAAACATAAAGCCTCGAGATCCAcatcaaaatcaactaaaatcaCAGGCATCCATCGAACCAACCAAGCTACATTGCTCCTTCAGAAACAGAAAAATATAGTAGAGCAATAATTTAGATAAGATCAACTAGAACAAAACAATACTTCACTAAAACTAAACCGTAATCCTCAAAATAAGATCTATAAATTACGCAGTGCATCTCTAAATCAATCGAAATGAATCAAAACCGCGCAGATCTAGAAGCTAACGGCTTATCTAACAACTCGCGAACATAATAAGATTTACGACTAAAAATTAAACGCTAAACAAACATTCAATTCCGAATAAGAGAAAAAGATACATAAAAAAGGCTGAAAAAGAGTGGAGTGAAGATGAATCGCAGGAAAATGAGAATTGAACTTACCTTCATCGTCACGATCATCGTCTTTCTTCACCAAAGGCTGTGCCATCGCTAATTAAGAATTTGAATATTCGAGATCTAACAATAGTTATATGAAGATCCTTATTTTATATTTACAGGCGAGTCAATTTTTCccccctttattttttttttctctctttctcgctcgcttttctctctttctctctttctcgcTCGCGGGGGTATAAATAACAAAAAGGTTGAATTTCATTTCGATTCATCTAACATACTTAAATTTTAGATTTAActttcttatattttaatttatataatttggtCCCTCTATCTTATATCATAAGATAATTCAAAATCCATACCATTCCTCCTCGCACGACAACATACAAAACAGAAAATAATGTAAAAGAGTTATACAATCAGATAATTCAAAATCCATATCATCCCTCCTTATTCCCTCTCACACAACAccataaacaaaaagaaaataagaaaaaaaaattatttttattaagatATATGTATTCTTTACATCCTCAATCAAGAAAATTTTGCCAGCAAAACAATCGCTTTATTTCAAAAGAATCTATGGCCACAATATTGTAAGGCATCcataatttgaaattttcataaattcaTAATTAACTCTAACCTTCAAAtaggtgaaaaagaaaaattcttAACAGCTAATTCATAATCAACTTTAGCCTTAAGATGAGTgggtgaaaaagaaaaaattactaTAGCAACAAATAGTATAATAATGCATCCACGATTTAAAGTTTTCAACAGCTAATTCATGGTTAATTTGATATCTAGATTAGGGTCAATTAaaactttgtttattatttcgAGAAGGTCATGGAGAGATAACTGGCCATCATGGCTAATTGAATACAAGCTTCCACCTAATCTCTCTTACTACTTCAAGTAAATAAGTTACTATATGTTAGTTCTTGTGTCACGTGTCGAGACTTTAGCTTCAGTCACATACGACCTTGAACATAGATTTCTCGTCCACAAGTCTAGTTAATCTTCAATCCCCGCTTGAGAGAGGCTTGGCACACTTAGCCTAAGCAAGTAAATAAGGAAAAGAGCACTTAGAACACAAagagagagaaaatgagaggCTGTGGAAGTATTTCTATTACTCAAAGCTAGCATGGATACAAATGAAGGAGGGGAGCCTCTCTTTATAAAGGCAAGCCCTATTCGATCTAATGGTTACAATTAATCTCAATGCACAGTCAATATCTAATTCTACAACCTTCCCACCCAACTCAATATTGGACCATTCTAGAATTTTTAGAACATTCTACAAGGATTCGGTCCCTTCTTTGGACTTCTAGAGTTTTCAGAGACACTTTGGGAAATTCGTGGCTCGATACTCTCGTGTTTGCTCGGTTTCGAGCTTGATGAGGCCTTGCTCACTTATGAGGCGTGACATTCTCCCTCACTCAATCCAGCAACGCCCTTGTTGCTAAGGGAGCATTGCTCTCGATTCTTTCGTCGACACCTTCTTCGTGAGTGACTCATTCGGAGCCTCCACGCCAAGTCTTCTACCCTCAGCTTTGCTTGACCATTGCTACTCTCGAAACCATCGTTCTAGGTTCCTTTACTTCCACATTGTCGATGTTCTCACCACTCCTTTCGTTGCACTCTCAAATGAGAAGGGTTGGACTTCTTCTCGCTTGGTTTCACATTCTCCCTCGGTGCTTGGTTGGACTTCGCCTTGAAACACCTTTGGATGGCACCCAACCTTGACACTTTTAATATCTAATTttcgaacttcaattatttaattatatttaattaaatgataattCAAATAGGGAGAAAACACATTCAATTGTTAATGCGATCCATATCTTTATCTTCGTCAGTTTCATTCATATTTGTTTATTTGGTTttacatataattcatttatggtttcaacaaGTAGCTGAAGGACCGATTGAACATATTTAATTAGGGCTCGAATAATTGATAATTAAGTTTTaactttttgcctattaattataaacatatTTAGTCACAAAGTTATTTCGCTATAGTATCGTAATTGAGCTCTCTCTAATTATATATCATTATGAAAGCAATCTAATCAGTACTCATCCAAGGGCCTTGTCATAAGTGCATTACCTTCATAGGATATTATTAATCTCTTTAGAAtaaattcgttctcccaatataatcttattttatctcatagtaaccattacatcttccttaatGAAAAGTCAATTGTTATCAGATAATAATGAAGTCATTTGTCACAAAGACAAACGATCCatgaccacgtttacttttcatctatcatgtaatgtcgatgagaggatatcatttacccattagttgagctatgaatttcacttttgtgaatgatgctacatgctacatactacagaagtcgtatacccaacgCACTAGTTTTCGGTtcattatctatttgaactcaaacttttacttacatcaaagaaTATGAGTCATGCGTATTTAGTCCATCTTTCACTCAGGATTAATATATGTCACACTATAAACATCACAAGTAAATAAATCTATAAACGAATCTAAAATTTTCTTCAAGAATATTCGATGTATCCCATGTTTATTTTTTGTACTCTGTCTTCATTGATGAAATTATTGTGCTACCTACATTGGATGTAGGTTATCGTATTTATGGTAGTCTTTTGGTGACCACTTTTACTTATGTTTCACTGATGAAATTTTTGTAGGTTATAATCAGTTAAATTAGTTTTATCAAAAATTCGACGGAGAGAACCTAGTAATCTTTATAGAAATCGGATCGGATCAACATAAAATTTCAATCGGGTCGGTTAGGAAAACCCAGCCCCACCCTGGCCCGTCCATCTCTATTGAATTAATTTGGTCTAACAGGAGCAACAGGGGAAGATAACGTTACCATTAAATCTTTTTCCATAAATAACAGACCAATCAACAAGCTACCACCAAATCAGTTACTCATAGGTTCACTCATGTTGAACGAAACAAACAATCAATAAAGCTGTCACCCATACTTTCCCTCAATTCCTTCACAGCTCCCATACATTTaagagaaaattgaaaaaaaaaagttccaATTACAGGTCATTCCAGCTTTTGCATAAGAGAGGGAGAGGAAAAAAAGCTAGAAAATACTTTGAAAAAACACGCTAGAAAGTTTCAGCCAATTTTTCTGCCAGACAAACAAGTCCACCAGCCCTCTCACTAGGTTTCAATATAGAAAATTTTCTCTCCTTTTTTCTATCGATCTATACATCCGCCGATTCCTTAGTGTTCTTTACGATGCCGTCGCGCCGTAGAACCCTCTTGAAGGTCATCATCCTCGGCGACAGCGGgttagtgttttttttttcttgttgttattattataagCCTGTCCGTTCAATTTTATGCGTATATATTCGCATGTATTTTGAAAGAATTCGTTTCTAGGTTTTCCGTACAGATCTTTCTATTCGAATTACTGCTCTCGTTTGTTGTCGAATGATTATGATTTGATTGTGATTTGTGATGATCTTTAATTTGCAGGGTAGGGAAGACGTCTTTGATGAATCAGTATCCTGCAGCAGTTGTTTTATACTAATTATTGAGAAAAGCAGAGAAATGAAGTGTTTTTTTATTATCAATTAATTTGAATTATTGTTACTATTAGTTATAGTTTTGTTTGCCTTTACATTTTACTTTCAGATATGTAAATAAGAAATTTAGCAATCAGTATAAGGCGACGATTGGAGCTGATTTTTTGACAAAGGAAGTGCAGTTTGAGGATAGGCTTTTTACCTTACAGGTTAGATTTCACACTGATCTCTACTTTTTAGCATCTCGATGAGATTGTTTTAGTTGctgtatttgtttttttttttttttttgggatctTAATCTACAATGAACGACTATGCTGTGTCATTGACTAGTGCTTGGGTTTTTATACCTACTCCTTTGTTCTTGAACCAAGTTCTAGCTTTGATGGACTAGCGCTTAACCAGGATTTCTCGATTGCATCCAAGATCTGTAACAAATGCATCTTTTCTCTATGATATTTAACTCAGAACTGCCAATGctaacttttttctttttattcattGAAAAACTCCATGGCTGCTTTTTTCTTTAGTTATATCCTTGACCAATCGACGAGGAGCGGATTTGTGGTTATTGACTAGGGCATTATGTTGCTCCACTTGTTGACTAGACTTCTGTGGTTTAGCATTAGACAACCTCATGGATCACTATTGAGTATTTTCTAGCAGATTGTAGCATTGCATTCCAAAATTATCTAAGTTTTCTTTTAGCCTTTTTGTGTTATTTGAGTGACCACTTAGCtcaaaattcatcaattttttcCCTCAGATCTGGGACACAGCTGGCCAGGAAAGATTCCAGAGCCTAGGTGTTGCATTCTATCGTGGTGCTGATTGTTGTGTTCTTGTATATGATGTCAACTCaatgaaatcgtttgacaaccttaacaactggagagaagaATTTCTTATTCAGGTATATATTCTGAACTTCTGAATACAGATGAAAACCATCTATCAACTCTTTGGGATTTATTCGGTAGAGAAATGACAATTTGAGAAACCTTGCAGGCAAGCCCTTCGGATCCTGAGAATTTCCCGTTTGTTGTTTTGGGGAACAAAATCGATGTTGATGGTGGAAACAGTAGAGTGGTATGTATTTTTCAATTCTTCCTTTACAGTGTCACTTGATATTCTCTTTCTTCCTAGAAGATACAATTATCCACATTGTTTTGACTCTCTAGGTGTCTGAGAAAAAGGCCCGAGCATGGTGTGCCTCAAAAGGAAATATCCCCTATTTCGAGACATCTGCCAAGGAAGGAGTTAACGTGGAAGAAGCTTTCCAATGCATAGCGAAGGATGCTCTAAAGAGTGGGGAAGAGGAAGACATGTAAGTTAAAAACCATAAAGTAGTTCTACTCCTGCAAACATAACATTCAGCACTTTCGAATTGTGAAAAAAATGCCCTCGGTAACACCAATCAATTGCTACACATAGATATGCAATACAAGGGTTTAGCTTGTACATTCTCTAACCGGGAAGTAGCAATATTTGCATGGCAATATTTGATATTGAGGATACATAGTTGCAGACTGTTTAgtttgtgaatttatttttagcataatgacttatttagccctacaactttacaaaaaaatGTCATTTTAGCTCTCCATTTAATTTTTCGTTTTTTTAGCTCTTATTTTCTCATGTTTTTGTTTTCGTTCATGAAGATACTTGCCCGACACCATAGATGTTGGGAGCAGCAGCAGCCAACCAAGGTCAAGCGGATGCGAATGTTGAAAGATACCATGCATGTTCATTATTTTTTCCTGTTCCGCCAATAAGTACGGTTAAAATGTTTCGAATGATTTGGTGTTTTCCAACCATTTTATGGGATTCATAGTGTTGGTGTgagaaacaaaaaggaaaaaaaaaaaaaagtctgtTATTGCTTTTGGTTTGGCTGGATTTTAGTTCTGTAATGTTCTCATTTGTAAACATTGTTTTTTGTTCAGCATTGCCTACGCATTGTTTTTAAACTAGGATTATCTTGTGCAATAATTAATTTTCATGGTCTGTAAAATGAACAGCAGCTTGTGAAAATTATTCTAAAATCATCGAAATATTTGTGAAATCAATCTAATCGGCTACTAAAATTTGGTCCATTTTTTTCCATGATTTATCCATTTACTTGGGCGTTGATGCAATGATATAATAAGGGTGAAGAGTCAGAAATTATAGAGAGAGGAGGATGTGGTGGTATCAATTGGGTGAAGAGTCGAAAATTATAAAGAGTAGACAAGGAGAGAGTTTGAATGTTCAGTGTTGAGGGTAAGTTGACGGAGTGGAGGCTAGTATGCTTAGgagttggatttttttttttccaGTGGCTCTATACCTTGTATCAGAATGAATGATAGGATATGTCTCATAATAGACGTTATTGTCTCATCAAAGACATTCAACTCGTATATCTtgcaataataattttttaattacaaAATCAAAACGTTAACTCCATCATTTTGAGGGTATTTTATCGACTACATAATATACCATCTCAAACCTTTCTAGtgtaaaacattttaatttgtcTTGCTCTCTTTTTTAGATTTCTTCCAATTTAACTTACTTATCATTATAATATTTTAACCTCCTAACTTTATAGGAGTTTAAGATTAGACCTATTCATGAGTTGGGTATTTTATTTGATTCGATTGATTTGGGTTGAGCTTAAACAATGAATTTTGTCCTCGAGTCTAGCTGGATTAGCCCaagtttaaattaaatgatttttaaaaatattttgatggaaatttaattattaaaatatataaatattaatataaaagatattcttttgttattttattattttaaaaaaaatgtacTCTTTTTGGACGAGTTGGCTTAAGCAAGCTCTGgcttagaaatttttttaatatcGAACTTTAGCATAGCCCATGAACACTTCTAATTAAAATCCTTCAATGCATAATGaagttaaaaaaatcataattagTTTTACTACCGCAAACATATATATTTAGTACTTTTgaatttagttaaattttattattaagttgtggatttagtcccTATGCTTTAATTCAACTAATTTTTAAGTCTTATAgtttttgagttttaaaacttCAATCTTCCAAATGGTAGCCTTTAAATTTTGTCATGTTATATTCAAAAATCTGATTTGACAgatatattatcacatatgtgaTACCATGTTAGTTTCTATTTCCAcatactaaaaaaataaaagaagttagataatgaatttaacaattgtCGTTAGCATTAAGATTAAAATTTCGAAATTCGAAAAGGGTAGAGAATAAGATTAATCCGATTATACTTAATAAATGACTAATGCGTAATTTAACCAAAAGGATTCAATAGTTATCTTTGGATAATGATTGGAATTTttagaaaagtaaaaaaataaaattgattaaattttagGGATTCAGGATGACAAATTCTATTCACAAGTAAAAGAGTCTGCATTTGCTTTTGCAAATAAATTACCTGCTTTTCCATTAATGATGTCGTAAGTTGCCGGATTTGATCCTCTTCCTGGTCTGCAAGAAGTTTTGCCTTCACTGCTGCTGCTGAGAGTGCTGTTTATCTGTGGATAGGCAACTGGGTGAAGCTGATGTCATCTTTTCTTCAGGAAGAGAAGTTTCGGCATTTTGGTCAGCATGGTTGCTGTAGGAATTACTGCTGTCGTTTGTTGTCGAATGATTGTGAATTGTGATGATGTTGAACTTGCAGGGTAGGGAAGACGTGTTTGATGAATCAGTATCCTGCAGCAGTCGTTTTTTACTAATTATTGAGGAAAGCAGAGAAATGAAGTGTTTTTTATTATCAATTAATTTGAATTAGTGTTACTATTAGTTATGGTTTTGTTTGCCTTTTAGATATGTAAATAAGAAGTTTAGCAATCAGTATAAGGCGACGATTGGAGCTGATTTTTTGACAAAGCAAGTGCAGCTTGAGGCTTAGATTTCACCCTCATCTCTACTTTCTAACATTTCGATGAGCTTGTTTTAGTTGCTGCAGGGGATCTTAATCTACAATGAACGACTATGGTGTGCTATTGACTAGTGGCTACTCCTCTGTTCATAAAACAAGCTCTAGCTATGGCGGACTAGTGCTTAACCAGGATTTCTCAATTGCATCTTTTCTCTATGATATTTAACTCAGAACTGCCAATGCTaaccttttcctttttattcATTGAAAAACTCCATGGCTGCCTTTTTCTTTAGTTATATCATTGACCAATTGACGAGGAGCGGATTTGTGGTTATTTGACTAGGGAATTATGTTGACTAGACTTCTGTGATTTAGCATTAGACAACCTCATGGATTACTATTGAGTATTTTCTAGCAGATTGTAGCATTGCATTCTAAAATTATCTAACTTTTCTTTCTGCCTGTTTGTGTTATCTGAGTGGCCACTTAGCTCAAAATTCATCAATCCCCCCCCCCCCACCCAAGATCTGGGACACAGCTGGCCAGGAAAGATTCCAGAGCCTAGACGTTGCTTTCTATCCCGGTGCTGAATGTTGTCTTCTTGTTTATGATGTCAACTCAATGAAATCGATTGAAAACCTTAACAACTGTAGAGAAGAATTCCTTATTCAGATATATATTCTGAACATTTGAATACAGATGAAAGCCATCTATCAACTCTCTGGGATTTATTCGATGGAGCCCTTCGGATCCTgagtgtaacggcctaatttttagtggtgtcggaaatggtgatttgagatcactaaatccgacaaataagattgaataagatagtaattt encodes:
- the LOC108476296 gene encoding coatomer subunit gamma-like, with product MAQPLVKKDDDRDDEVDYSPFLGIEKGAVLQEARVFNDPQLDPRRCSQVITKLLYLLNQGETFTKVEATEVFFAVTKLFQSRDMGLRRMVYVIIKELSPSADEVIIVTSSLMKDMTSKTDMYRANAIRVLCRITDGTLLTQIERYLKQAIVDKNPVVASAALVSGIHLLQTNPEIVKRWSNEVQEAVQSRAALVQFHALALLHQIRQNDRLAVNKLVSSLTRGSVRSPLAQCLLIRYTSQVIRESTNGTQTGDRPFYDFLEGCLRHKAEMVIFEAARAITELNGVTSRELTPAITVLQLFLSSSKPVLRFAAVRTLNKVAMSHPMAVTNCNIDMESLISDQNRSIATLAITTLLKTGNESSVDRLMKQITNFMSDIADEFKIVVVDAIRSLCLKFPLKHRSLMNFLSNILREEGGFEYKKAIVDSIVILIKDIPEAKESGLLHLCEFIEDCEFTYLSTQILHFLGIEGPKTSDPSKYIRYIYNRVHLENATVRAGAVSTLAKFGAMVDGLKPRIFVLLRRCLFDNDDEVRDRATLYLNTLGGDGAVVETDEGVKEFLFGSLDVPLVNLENSLKNYDPSEKAFDINSVPKDVKTQPLAEKKATSKKPTGLGAPPPGPPSTVDAYEKLLSSIPEFASFGKLFKSSAPVESTEAETEYAVNVVKHIFDGHVVFQYNCTNTIPEQLLENVTVIVDASEAEEFAEVASKPLRQLPYDSPGQTFVAFEKPEGVSAVGKFSNMLRFIVKEVDPSTGEAEDDGVEDEYQLEDLELVAADYMLKVGVSNFRNAWESVGVDFERVDEYGLGPRDSLAEAVNAVINLLGMQPCEGTEVVPPNSRSHTCLLSGVYLGNVKVLVRLQFGLDGPKDVAMKLAVRSEDETVSDTIHEIVASG
- the LOC108476418 gene encoding ras-related protein Rab7, whose amino-acid sequence is MPSRRRTLLKVIILGDSGVGKTSLMNQYVNKKFSNQYKATIGADFLTKEVQFEDRLFTLQIWDTAGQERFQSLGVAFYRGADCCVLVYDVNSMKSFDNLNNWREEFLIQASPSDPENFPFVVLGNKIDVDGGNSRVVSEKKARAWCASKGNIPYFETSAKEGVNVEEAFQCIAKDALKSGEEEDIYLPDTIDVGSSSSQPRSSGCEC
- the LOC108474931 gene encoding ras-related protein Rab7-like, giving the protein MSQLGEADVIFSSGREVSAFWVGKTCLMNQYVNKKFSNQYKATIGADFLTKQVQLEIWDTAGQERFQSLDVAFYPGAECCLLVYDVNSMKSIENLNNCREEFLIQIYILNTENFPFVVLGNKIDVDVEIVSEKKAPAWCASKGNIPYFKTSAKEGVKGPSMVEEEMLS